The following DNA comes from Peribacillus sp. FSL E2-0218.
TGTTTTTCATCCTTGATGAATTTGAAGACGGACAAAGTTCATCATTATGGATATTATCCCTTGAAAGGAGGTGGTTCCAAAAAATGATTGTTGAGGTTTATATTCGCTAAACATGGTGTCTGTCATAGCCATTGAATAAAGGAAACGAAACCGCAGGGACACCATTCTTTATCTGCGCCGTGAACCAGAACGAACAGTCATACCTTTGGGAATACTGCGCTCCAATTCCTGTCCATATCCTTCATGTATGTCTGACATTTTTCTCGGTGGATGGGATTCAACATCAAATGACAGAAATTACCTAGTTAATTAACAGAAAACATTGAATTATCAATTAATTATTTGTATAATTAAACCGACAGTCGACAGTATTTCGAAAGCGAGGGAGCAGCATGGGTTCAACTAAATTATTGAATAACGCATTATCCAAAGCCATTGCCGAACACATTTCAGAACAAATCATAACCGGCATCCTCAAACCAGGAGAAAAATTGGTTGAACTCAATTATGCCCAAGAATACGGCACGAGCAGAGCACCTGTCCGTGAGGCGATATATTTACTGACCATTGAAGGATTGGTGGAAAGAATCCCCCGTAAAGGCGCCATTGTAAAAGAATATACCGAAAATGAAATATACGATTTGCTCGAAATTCGGAACATGTTAGAGAATATGGCGATTGAACGGATCAAGAAGCATGGAACAAGTCCAGAGCTGCTAATGGAAATGAGTCAGCTTCTTACAGACATGAAGAAAACAAATGATATCCAATCGTATACGCAATTGAACCACTCCTTCCATATGTGCCTGATCAAGATGAGTAAAAGTGAAACGATCAAAGCCATGTATTCCCGACTTGGCTGGCCGCTATTAAGGATCCAAAGTCTTTCATTTGCCAATGAAGGAAACATCGAAAAATCGATTGATGAGCATGAAACCATCCTCCAATTGCTAAATGAACAAAATATGACGGACTTATCGATTTTGTTGCAAAAACATAATATAGATGTGATTTCCAGCATTCAAAAAAAGCTTCGATAATAGGCACTTGAATTTGAAAGGAGGAGGACTTTGTGAAGGTTGCATTTTTGTTTCCTGGACAAGGTTCCCAAAAACCCGGGCTATTTCTGGAACTTCCAGGTGGCCATGCAGTCAAGGAAGTGCTCCTTGCAGCAAGTGAAGCATTGGATGAAAACGTTTTTCTTCATCACACAAAGGAGTCACTTTCCTCGACCACTTCCGTCCAGATTTCCCTATTGACAGCAAGTATTGCTGGTTTCAGGGCATTTGAAGCCGAAGGCGTTTTCCCCGATTTTGTCGCTGGCCATTC
Coding sequences within:
- a CDS encoding GntR family transcriptional regulator, producing MGSTKLLNNALSKAIAEHISEQIITGILKPGEKLVELNYAQEYGTSRAPVREAIYLLTIEGLVERIPRKGAIVKEYTENEIYDLLEIRNMLENMAIERIKKHGTSPELLMEMSQLLTDMKKTNDIQSYTQLNHSFHMCLIKMSKSETIKAMYSRLGWPLLRIQSLSFANEGNIEKSIDEHETILQLLNEQNMTDLSILLQKHNIDVISSIQKKLR